From Spiroplasma endosymbiont of Amphimallon solstitiale:
TAAAAAAAGAAAAACTAATTAATCCAACACCAGTCCAAACCGAAATTATTCCTTTAGCATTAACTTATAAAAACTTAATTATTAAAAGTGCTACTGGTAGTGGTAAAACTCATACTTATTTAATTCCAATTTTAAATAATTGTAATGTTACTTTAAAAGTAACACAAGCAGTTATTATTACACCTACTCGTGAACTTGCTCAACAAACGTTCAATTTTTTAAAAGCTTTAATCAAAGATCAAAATATTAGCATTGCTTGTTTAGTGGGTGGCAAAGATATTATTCGTCAAAGTAATAATTTAAGTAATAATCAACCACAAATTGTAATTGGAACTCCAACTAGATTAAAACGTTTATATGAACTTAATATGTTAGCAATTACTACTACTAACACTTTAGTTATTGATGAATGTGATATGTTATTTGATATGGGATTCATGGAAGATTTAGATTTTTTAATTACTAAAATGAATAAAAATACTCAAATTATGACTTTTTCAGCAACAATATTACACCAACTAGTTACTTGATTAAAAAAATATATTACTAACGCTACTACAATTAGTATTGATAATAAATCTCAAAAAATTCAACATATTTTTATTAATCGTTATCATCAAGATAGTAAAAAACAACTACAATCATTATTAACAATGTTTGATCCTTATTTATGTTTAATTTTTGTTAATAACAAAGAAAATATTGAAGAAATTGCAAACGTCTTAATTGAAGAAAATAAAAAAGTAGCAATCTTACATGGTGGATTACCAGCACGAGAACGTTCTCAAACTTTTAAACGTATTAAAAATTTTGAATATCAATATGTTGTTTGTTCAGATATCGCAGCACGTGGTATTGATATTGAAGGGGTATCTCATGTTATCTCTTTACAATTACCGACAAATAATATAGAATATTATTTTCATCGAGCAGGGCGAACAGGACGAGCTAACTATTCAGGTATTTCTTATGTATTTTATGATAAGAGTGATAATTCTACTATTCATAAGTTAAAAAATTTAAATGTTCCAATAGAATACTATAAAATTAAAGATAATAAGTTACTACCAGAAATTACTAATGACAACATCGTTGCTCATAAACGAAAAATAGAAAGAAATAAAGAAGAGCAATATGTTATTAATCGCTTTAAAAAAAATAAAAATGTAACTCCTGGTTATAAGAAAAAATTTAATAAAGATTTAGAAGCAATAAAAAAAGAAACAAGAAAACAACACATTAAAGCATCAATTAAGAAAATTAAAAAAACACAAGCAATTGCAAGAAGAAAAAAACTTTTTGATGAAAATTAATAATGAAAGAGGAAGCAAGATGGAAAATGACAAATTAATTATTGGATCTCATGTTTCAATGAAAG
This genomic window contains:
- a CDS encoding DEAD/DEAH box helicase, translating into MSFQQFNLQPWLIENLKKEKLINPTPVQTEIIPLALTYKNLIIKSATGSGKTHTYLIPILNNCNVTLKVTQAVIITPTRELAQQTFNFLKALIKDQNISIACLVGGKDIIRQSNNLSNNQPQIVIGTPTRLKRLYELNMLAITTTNTLVIDECDMLFDMGFMEDLDFLITKMNKNTQIMTFSATILHQLVTWLKKYITNATTISIDNKSQKIQHIFINRYHQDSKKQLQSLLTMFDPYLCLIFVNNKENIEEIANVLIEENKKVAILHGGLPARERSQTFKRIKNFEYQYVVCSDIAARGIDIEGVSHVISLQLPTNNIEYYFHRAGRTGRANYSGISYVFYDKSDNSTIHKLKNLNVPIEYYKIKDNKLLPEITNDNIVAHKRKIERNKEEQYVINRFKKNKNVTPGYKKKFNKDLEAIKKETRKQHIKASIKKIKKTQAIARRKKLFDEN